A part of bacterium genomic DNA contains:
- a CDS encoding transcriptional regulator: MREKIVLLSSTGLGSGDQQLGELIMANFLRLLPDQPNPPKKLICWNAAVKLLTTDSPVFNHLQKIESAGIEILACRTCVEFFGLEEKIAVGKISTMQVIQQLLLENDVITV, translated from the coding sequence ATGCGCGAAAAAATCGTTCTGTTAAGTTCTACTGGATTAGGCAGCGGTGACCAGCAGTTAGGTGAACTGATCATGGCGAATTTTCTCCGATTACTTCCTGACCAACCGAATCCGCCAAAGAAACTTATCTGCTGGAACGCAGCGGTCAAACTATTAACCACTGATTCTCCGGTATTCAATCATTTACAGAAAATCGAATCTGCTGGAATAGAAATTCTTGCCTGCCGAACCTGTGTTGAATTCTTTGGACTAGAAGAGAAAATTGCGGTCGGCAAGATTTCAACCATGCAGGTTATCCAGCAACTCTTACTGGAGAACGATGTAATAACTGTATGA
- a CDS encoding response regulator translates to MAKKILIIDDEPDIRTVIKQVLDTAGYTVLTAGNAKDAIEQINKSDPDLIFLDIQMPDDSGLAVANELHRKQLAIPFILCTATVLDDPIQAYELFVVKHLYVGTLKKPFKIEEILPLVEKGLKMGKNRATA, encoded by the coding sequence ATGGCAAAAAAAATCTTGATTATTGACGACGAACCGGATATTCGAACAGTCATCAAACAGGTACTCGATACCGCTGGATATACGGTGCTCACCGCTGGCAACGCAAAAGATGCTATCGAACAAATTAATAAATCTGACCCTGACCTGATATTCCTTGATATCCAAATGCCGGATGATAGCGGGTTGGCGGTAGCAAACGAACTACATCGGAAACAACTGGCGATTCCATTTATTCTCTGTACTGCAACCGTTCTAGATGACCCGATTCAAGCGTATGAACTGTTTGTGGTTAAACATCTCTATGTTGGAACCTTGAAGAAACCGTTTAAAATTGAAGAGATACTGCCATTAGTTGAAAAAGGATTGAAAATGGGGAAAAACCGTGCTACCGCTTAG
- a CDS encoding GNAT family N-acetyltransferase — MKNEFIVGEKVYLRPVELDDLELFCRCANHPDARYSFFIAFPSNRVRQEEFIRSLYKEKELIFFTIVIKESDIPIGHTAFHRIDWVSRVATYGIIIGDSRYWGKGYGSEVTQLMVKYGFETLGLNRIQLHVWKDNIAGIKAYERAGFKQEGLLRQAMFHEGHFCDFYIMSILREEYFKK, encoded by the coding sequence ATGAAAAACGAATTTATCGTTGGTGAAAAAGTGTATCTACGACCAGTGGAACTCGATGACCTCGAACTATTTTGCCGTTGTGCGAATCATCCGGATGCGCGATACTCATTTTTTATCGCCTTTCCGAGCAATCGGGTTCGGCAAGAAGAGTTTATTCGTTCCCTTTATAAAGAGAAAGAGTTAATTTTTTTCACAATCGTTATCAAAGAGAGCGATATTCCAATTGGGCATACGGCATTTCATCGGATAGATTGGGTTAGCCGCGTCGCAACGTATGGAATTATCATTGGCGATTCCCGATATTGGGGGAAAGGATATGGCAGCGAGGTTACCCAATTGATGGTAAAATATGGTTTTGAAACGTTAGGATTAAACCGAATTCAACTTCATGTTTGGAAAGATAATATTGCCGGAATAAAAGCGTATGAACGCGCGGGGTTCAAGCAGGAAGGATTACTTCGTCAAGCGATGTTTCATGAAGGACACTTTTGCGATTTCTATATTATGAGCATTCTTCGTGAAGAATATTTCAAAAAATAA
- a CDS encoding NAD-dependent deacylase, with protein sequence MVEEQKITITQTTSVVVLTGAGISAESGLKTFRDKDGLWENYRPEELATPEAFARDPELVWRFYHWRRNQVRSATPNPAHYALVRLEQYLPETNFLLITQNVDNLHQRAGSKKILPMHGEILKVRCTRCDAERYEEGVLPLLPKCHCGGLLRPAVVWFGEQPLFLSQIYAAVERCDIFIAIGSSGVVYPAAGLLSLAKSHGATTIGINKEKPANVLFIDLFFQGNAGELLPKLIYLWTNGKISLS encoded by the coding sequence ATGGTTGAAGAACAAAAGATTACGATAACGCAAACTACATCGGTGGTTGTTCTGACCGGAGCAGGAATTAGCGCCGAATCGGGATTAAAAACTTTCCGAGATAAAGATGGTTTATGGGAGAATTATCGGCCGGAAGAACTTGCCACCCCGGAAGCGTTTGCGCGTGACCCGGAACTCGTCTGGCGATTTTATCACTGGCGAAGAAATCAGGTTCGTTCTGCCACCCCAAATCCGGCACATTATGCTCTTGTCCGACTAGAACAATATCTACCGGAAACGAATTTTCTTCTCATCACACAAAATGTGGATAATCTGCATCAACGCGCAGGATCGAAGAAAATATTACCAATGCATGGCGAAATATTAAAAGTTCGATGTACCCGATGTGATGCAGAACGATATGAAGAAGGTGTCCTTCCGCTGCTACCGAAATGTCATTGTGGCGGATTATTACGTCCAGCCGTGGTTTGGTTCGGGGAACAACCGTTATTTTTATCACAAATATACGCTGCGGTGGAACGTTGCGATATATTTATCGCTATCGGAAGCAGTGGGGTGGTATATCCAGCAGCAGGACTATTGTCACTGGCAAAATCTCATGGCGCAACTACCATCGGAATTAATAAAGAGAAACCAGCGAATGTACTGTTTATTGATTTATTTTTCCAAGGGAACGCTGGTGAACTTTTGCCGAAATTAATTTACCTATGGACAAACGGTAAGATTTCTCTATCGTAA
- a CDS encoding DUF192 domain-containing protein translates to MKLSVFSRVVLLFLLIGCKTTSPPISQVIINGHPVTVELAVTQEERRRGLSYRDSLPADYGMLFIYPNSAIRSYWMNEMRFPIDIIWIRENRVVGIVHSASTTSPPQRFQSPEPVNYVLEVNAGWANAHSITTGAHVVFR, encoded by the coding sequence ATGAAATTAAGTGTTTTTAGCCGCGTGGTACTTCTCTTTCTCTTGATTGGATGCAAAACCACATCACCGCCGATATCCCAGGTGATCATTAACGGTCATCCGGTAACCGTTGAACTTGCAGTGACGCAAGAAGAACGACGTCGTGGATTGAGTTATCGCGATTCGCTCCCTGCAGACTATGGGATGTTGTTTATCTACCCGAATTCTGCGATTCGATCGTATTGGATGAATGAAATGCGGTTCCCCATAGATATCATTTGGATTCGTGAAAATCGGGTTGTTGGTATCGTTCATTCCGCATCGACCACTTCTCCGCCACAACGATTCCAATCGCCGGAACCAGTGAATTATGTTCTGGAAGTTAATGCTGGTTGGGCAAACGCTCATTCTATAACCACTGGTGCCCATGTGGTATTTCGGTAA
- the amrA gene encoding AmmeMemoRadiSam system protein A has protein sequence MKNNETRIEPPVSGSPALTEKAKKELLRIAREAIESYVRFHRVPELKISEPELQQKLGAFVTLTIQGQLRGCIGRFEPDMPVAEVVQQMALAAATDDPRFSPVTPDELPKIRIEISVLTPRKKIRDINEIQVGKHGLYITRGWRGGTLLPQVATEYGWSREEFLQHTCYKAGLPPDAWKDKDTEIFIYSAEIFHEP, from the coding sequence ATGAAAAATAATGAAACTAGAATTGAACCACCAGTATCAGGTAGTCCGGCTTTAACAGAAAAAGCGAAAAAAGAATTGTTGCGTATCGCCCGAGAAGCGATTGAAAGTTATGTTCGCTTCCATCGGGTACCAGAACTAAAAATATCCGAACCAGAACTCCAGCAGAAACTCGGCGCGTTTGTAACCTTAACAATTCAAGGGCAGTTACGTGGTTGTATCGGTCGGTTCGAGCCGGATATGCCAGTAGCTGAAGTAGTGCAACAGATGGCACTGGCGGCAGCAACTGACGACCCACGGTTTTCTCCGGTTACTCCGGATGAACTGCCTAAAATTAGAATTGAAATATCGGTGTTAACCCCGCGAAAAAAAATCCGCGATATCAACGAAATCCAAGTCGGTAAACATGGACTGTATATTACTCGAGGCTGGCGTGGCGGAACATTATTACCGCAAGTTGCTACGGAATACGGCTGGTCGCGCGAAGAGTTTTTACAGCATACTTGTTATAAAGCCGGATTGCCACCGGATGCTTGGAAAGATAAAGATACGGAAATATTTATTTATTCTGCCGAAATCTTCCACGAACCCTAA
- a CDS encoding glycoside hydrolase family 57 protein, which translates to MTTKPIYLAILWHMHQPYYRDVISRKCFFPWVRLHGIKDYYDMPAILESYPNVKQNFNLVPSLIEQIELYTEQGETDIFLELSRKPAAELTPEDKEFLLLNFFFANWQTMVDPYPRYQELLNRRGRYLGKEEVKSVIRYFSKQDYLDLQVWFNLVWFDPLHRQRDPALAELIKKSRRFSEEDKQFVLTKQLQILREIMPLYQRMQDTGQIEVSVSPYYHPILPLLCDTEIAKHCQPNIKLPEIRFIHPEDAEAQIVSALQFYQERFGCSSAGLWPSEGSVSDAVISLAAKHGFRWLATDEGILQRSFGDGLSPVDSAVGKKGILRPADLYRPYLVGETKERPLAIVFRDRTLSDLIGFQYFKMTPKEAVTDFIARLERIANQVANEPEPRLVTVILDGENAWEYYPNDGHDFLELLYQQLNDHPRIRCTTINEFISQHPPVHRLHKIHPGSWIDSNFAIWIGSEEDNAAWEMLAEARQVYAAANPNEIGTENLALAWKSLLIAEGSDWNWWYGTEHSSSLDEQFDQLYRTHIGNIYTALGRDIPPQVAVPIKRVQEQLFSLPVGLTKPKLDGKVTDYYEWLNAGKYEVSRSGGTMEPAHSIVKTIYCGFDLSNVYLRIDTNLALCSAEFSEITTLIYFFKPKRKMLELTVRRTNEHCEATVWEYIPNNGGWNPQKKLTSVAVNKIIELGIPFTDLDASPSDIVQLQVLIKHGEINIQRCPANGVIQFTVPAENYEELMWSV; encoded by the coding sequence ATGACTACCAAACCTATTTATCTCGCTATACTCTGGCATATGCATCAACCGTATTATCGTGATGTAATCAGTAGAAAATGTTTTTTTCCGTGGGTACGATTACACGGAATTAAAGATTATTACGATATGCCAGCGATTTTGGAATCATACCCGAACGTTAAACAGAATTTTAACCTGGTGCCGAGTTTGATAGAACAAATTGAGTTATATACCGAGCAAGGCGAAACCGATATTTTCCTTGAATTAAGCCGGAAACCTGCGGCAGAGCTTACTCCGGAAGATAAAGAATTCCTGCTGTTAAATTTCTTTTTCGCTAACTGGCAAACGATGGTTGACCCTTATCCACGGTATCAGGAACTCTTAAACCGACGTGGTCGGTATCTCGGAAAAGAAGAGGTTAAATCCGTTATTCGATATTTTTCGAAACAAGATTATCTTGATTTACAGGTCTGGTTCAATCTCGTCTGGTTTGATCCGCTCCATCGGCAACGCGACCCAGCGCTGGCAGAATTAATCAAAAAATCGAGACGGTTCTCGGAAGAAGATAAACAATTCGTTTTAACTAAACAACTCCAAATATTGCGTGAAATTATGCCACTGTATCAGCGAATGCAGGATACCGGACAGATTGAGGTTTCCGTCTCGCCTTATTATCATCCGATATTACCGCTCCTCTGCGATACCGAAATTGCTAAACACTGCCAACCGAATATAAAACTACCAGAAATACGGTTTATCCATCCGGAAGATGCAGAAGCACAAATCGTTTCTGCTTTGCAGTTTTATCAGGAGCGATTCGGTTGTTCATCAGCCGGGCTCTGGCCTTCAGAAGGGTCGGTTTCAGATGCGGTGATTTCGTTAGCCGCAAAGCATGGATTTCGCTGGTTGGCAACTGATGAAGGAATACTTCAACGGTCATTCGGAGATGGATTATCTCCGGTCGATTCTGCGGTTGGGAAAAAAGGCATTTTGCGTCCGGCAGATTTGTATCGACCTTATCTGGTTGGCGAAACGAAAGAGCGACCGTTGGCAATCGTTTTCCGCGACCGGACCCTGTCAGACCTTATTGGATTCCAATATTTCAAGATGACCCCGAAAGAAGCGGTAACCGATTTCATCGCGCGATTAGAACGAATCGCAAACCAGGTTGCAAACGAGCCGGAACCGCGCCTGGTTACCGTTATTCTCGATGGCGAGAATGCTTGGGAATATTATCCCAATGATGGTCATGATTTTTTGGAACTGCTCTATCAACAGCTGAACGACCATCCGAGAATTAGATGCACTACGATTAACGAGTTTATTTCGCAGCATCCGCCGGTACATCGGCTCCATAAAATTCATCCTGGCTCCTGGATAGATAGTAATTTTGCCATTTGGATTGGGTCAGAAGAAGATAATGCTGCTTGGGAAATGTTAGCGGAAGCTCGACAAGTATATGCGGCAGCGAATCCGAACGAAATCGGAACAGAAAATCTTGCACTCGCTTGGAAATCGCTATTGATCGCAGAAGGGAGTGATTGGAATTGGTGGTATGGAACAGAACATAGTTCGAGTTTAGATGAACAGTTCGACCAGCTCTATCGAACGCATATTGGGAATATCTATACCGCATTAGGTCGCGATATCCCGCCACAGGTTGCGGTACCGATTAAACGCGTTCAAGAACAACTTTTTTCTCTGCCGGTCGGATTAACCAAACCGAAACTGGATGGAAAAGTCACCGATTATTATGAATGGCTAAACGCTGGAAAATATGAAGTTAGCCGCAGCGGCGGGACAATGGAACCGGCCCATAGTATTGTAAAAACGATATATTGTGGATTTGATTTATCGAATGTTTACCTGCGAATTGATACCAACCTTGCATTATGTAGTGCTGAGTTTAGCGAAATCACCACGTTAATTTATTTCTTCAAGCCAAAACGGAAAATGCTCGAATTAACGGTTCGTCGGACGAACGAGCATTGTGAAGCGACGGTTTGGGAATATATCCCAAACAATGGCGGATGGAATCCACAGAAAAAATTGACTTCGGTCGCGGTAAATAAAATCATTGAACTTGGGATTCCGTTTACCGATTTAGACGCAAGCCCTAGCGATATCGTTCAACTCCAGGTGTTGATTAAACATGGTGAGATAAACATTCAACGCTGTCCGGCGAACGGGGTTATCCAGTTTACGGTCCCTGCGGAGAATTATGAAGAACTAATGTGGTCAGTGTAA
- the amrB gene encoding AmmeMemoRadiSam system protein B has protein sequence MKFAAAKNIRAPAVAGQFYPDDATELQNEVKEYIEQAKLPSFPGDLLALISPHAGYIYSGHVAGYAYKPLVGKKIDTAIIVGLSHRYPISGAALCETGAFATPLGMVEIDSELAGQLIKNNGSITVNPAAHKYEHSLEVQLPFLQQVAPEAKIVPILINDSDTETCESVATDISTAIAATKKSIVLIASTDLTHYPAYRYAVEVDNAAIEAILALDVKQLDRITDTWLGKGIPNLHCVVCSEAAVKVVVLASKQLGANHATLLKYANSGDVAIGDKSQVVGYAAIAITKAK, from the coding sequence ATGAAATTTGCTGCAGCAAAAAATATCCGTGCACCTGCGGTAGCGGGACAATTTTATCCTGATGATGCCACCGAATTGCAGAATGAGGTGAAGGAATATATCGAACAGGCAAAACTCCCCTCGTTTCCCGGTGACCTGCTTGCCTTGATTTCGCCACATGCAGGATATATTTATTCCGGTCATGTAGCTGGATATGCCTATAAACCGCTGGTCGGAAAGAAAATAGATACTGCGATTATCGTCGGATTAAGTCATCGGTATCCGATTAGCGGTGCGGCGCTCTGTGAAACCGGTGCGTTTGCAACTCCGCTTGGTATGGTTGAAATTGATTCTGAATTAGCTGGGCAATTGATAAAAAACAACGGTTCGATAACAGTTAATCCGGCTGCGCATAAATATGAGCATTCGCTGGAGGTACAGCTACCATTCCTGCAACAGGTAGCGCCGGAAGCGAAAATTGTTCCGATTCTTATCAATGATTCGGATACCGAAACCTGCGAGTCGGTTGCCACCGATATTTCCACCGCAATTGCGGCAACGAAAAAATCAATTGTTCTTATCGCTAGCACGGATTTAACCCATTATCCGGCGTATCGCTATGCGGTTGAAGTTGATAACGCGGCAATAGAAGCGATACTCGCGCTAGATGTCAAACAACTGGATAGGATAACCGATACCTGGCTCGGAAAAGGGATTCCGAACCTCCATTGTGTGGTGTGTAGTGAAGCGGCGGTGAAAGTAGTCGTCCTAGCTAGTAAACAGCTCGGAGCGAACCATGCGACGTTATTGAAATACGCTAATTCCGGCGATGTCGCAATAGGAGATAAATCGCAAGTGGTTGGATATGCAGCGATCGCGATAACTAAAGCTAAGTAA
- a CDS encoding PKD domain-containing protein, producing MKLNKSISSLLLILALTSILFPSLATAILRDTVIADAYVFSTAGWTCIPGNANTTYNYFTVGGVYTGIPYNWGGYESVARALYKLSTGAVAGDSKIFGDVHSNFAGVDCSGYVSTCWRSGRYTTSTIPNIATTINWSDLLRGDVTNKAASHVRLFDCYTTGTNQIMFYESTAGVKPCRVVYRVLSKDTSYTPLRYKKIEDGPVPVASFYATPTTGIAPVLVQFYDTSTNSPTSWTWNFGDGSTATTQHPAHLYVNPGTYTVTLIARNSNGASTATKSNYITVGMLPIANFYGTPTTGTAPLTVNFYDTSSGNPTGWNWSFGDGTTGTVRNPTHTYTAPGNYTVTLIATNQYGSGTVTKIGYINVLPPPILNFTSYGEFTTGSDTTRWYFEKYGDADSAGTLIVETTYEYIAIEQVPGQKGKLTQVFSVPSSGWYTAKAKVWTTITTVNQQQKVYLYLQELANDSSIIATGNLVIQPGTGYFINAWIPQEIEISFYTQSTLVGVQLVAINPINSGRDGALCCDYIRVSPGAPQPNLVIINNGFDAGTAGWIYQIYGDAVSSGIWSLASSTLRLVQNSGEKGKASYSFGFATTNRNTLVSVWVYSDASVMNATQKVYLYLYDFTADFGKIIDSGNAILQSGKWLPGQWRQLRFVFKSTSQYNTVQLVGINPGGNNSAGLYFDTLEIKQE from the coding sequence ATGAAATTAAATAAATCCATTTCCAGTTTATTGTTGATTCTAGCGTTAACCAGTATACTTTTCCCTAGTTTAGCCACGGCGATTCTGCGAGATACGGTCATCGCAGATGCCTATGTATTTTCTACTGCTGGATGGACGTGTATCCCCGGAAACGCAAATACAACGTATAACTATTTTACCGTAGGCGGAGTGTATACTGGGATACCTTATAACTGGGGCGGATATGAAAGTGTTGCGCGCGCGTTATATAAATTAAGCACGGGCGCTGTCGCTGGCGATAGCAAAATTTTCGGTGATGTCCATTCGAATTTTGCTGGAGTTGATTGTTCTGGATATGTATCCACGTGTTGGCGGAGCGGCAGATATACAACGAGCACAATACCGAATATCGCAACCACCATCAATTGGTCTGATTTACTCCGTGGTGATGTCACTAATAAAGCGGCAAGTCATGTTCGCTTGTTTGATTGTTATACAACCGGCACCAACCAGATTATGTTCTATGAATCTACCGCCGGCGTTAAACCGTGCCGTGTCGTCTATCGCGTTCTATCAAAGGACACTAGCTATACCCCGCTTCGCTATAAAAAAATAGAAGATGGACCGGTTCCGGTAGCGAGCTTTTATGCAACACCAACGACAGGAATAGCGCCGGTTTTAGTTCAGTTTTACGACACTTCAACCAATTCGCCAACTAGTTGGACTTGGAATTTCGGCGACGGGTCAACCGCTACAACTCAACATCCAGCGCATCTTTATGTAAATCCAGGAACATATACCGTAACCTTAATTGCTCGGAATAGCAACGGAGCTAGCACCGCAACGAAAAGTAATTATATCACCGTGGGTATGTTACCAATAGCGAATTTCTATGGAACACCAACGACAGGAACGGCACCGTTAACCGTTAATTTCTACGATACATCTTCCGGCAATCCAACCGGTTGGAACTGGTCGTTCGGTGATGGAACAACAGGCACGGTTCGGAATCCAACACATACCTATACTGCACCGGGGAACTATACCGTTACGCTTATCGCTACCAATCAATATGGTAGTGGCACCGTAACTAAAATCGGGTATATTAATGTTTTGCCGCCACCAATTTTGAATTTTACCAGTTACGGCGAGTTTACTACAGGCAGCGATACGACCCGCTGGTATTTCGAAAAATATGGCGATGCTGATAGTGCCGGAACGTTAATTGTTGAGACAACGTATGAATATATTGCTATTGAACAGGTTCCCGGTCAGAAAGGGAAATTAACTCAAGTTTTTTCGGTTCCGAGCAGCGGCTGGTATACCGCAAAAGCAAAAGTATGGACAACTATTACTACGGTCAACCAGCAGCAAAAAGTTTATTTATATCTTCAGGAGCTCGCCAATGATTCTAGTATCATTGCTACTGGCAATTTGGTAATTCAGCCAGGAACGGGTTATTTTATTAACGCATGGATTCCGCAAGAAATCGAAATCTCGTTCTATACACAAAGCACCCTGGTTGGAGTTCAACTGGTTGCCATTAATCCAATTAATTCTGGAAGAGACGGGGCGTTATGCTGCGATTATATTCGCGTGTCACCCGGAGCGCCGCAACCGAATTTAGTCATAATCAATAATGGATTTGATGCCGGTACCGCTGGATGGATTTATCAGATTTATGGCGATGCGGTTTCGTCAGGGATATGGTCATTAGCATCATCAACGTTAAGGTTAGTTCAGAATAGTGGCGAGAAAGGAAAAGCGAGCTATTCGTTCGGCTTTGCTACAACGAATCGTAACACATTGGTTTCGGTTTGGGTATATAGCGATGCGTCGGTGATGAATGCAACGCAAAAAGTATATCTCTATCTCTATGATTTTACTGCTGATTTTGGTAAAATTATTGATAGCGGGAATGCAATATTACAATCAGGAAAATGGCTTCCCGGACAATGGCGGCAGCTACGGTTTGTATTTAAATCCACCAGCCAGTATAATACCGTCCAATTAGTTGGAATCAATCCTGGAGGGAACAACTCTGCGGGATTATATTTCGATACGCTCGAAATAAAGCAGGAATAA
- a CDS encoding diguanylate cyclase, whose product MNNFIVKREFFWRTVALTVLIFVLSTVVIYTACWLAREELALVRASAIIIALGMLLTASIIYIVWNGYFHSIQISRLNAQLEQRVSERTKELQQANQSIQQRVTELETVRALASSIAYSHNLEEIFWIALPKILESSNMDAGWVFIKDRDLGTYSLSFYHGELAQVSQEEARQAVNECLCPKVLLAKEILVTNRVGECVRFTPEFVVKAGIVGYVCVPLIARKEVLGILLLASTKEIQVSKAEVELLSLFGSELGIALETALLFQDLERQATTDGLTGLYNRRHLDEVFHREVERAKRKNAKMSMLLIDVYNFKYYNDTLGHPAGDNRLKTVARLLKRNVRASDIVVRYGGDEFVVLMPETDETQAFSVKQRIEQAVVQWNNESDIDRQDLALFLNIGVKTAGKDDADDLIALADKEMYKAKGTIERRKLIEFQERSESDRQRYTLQAVLSLAKVVEFKDPYTRGHSERVKEYAVAIAQQMNLSRKDIDEIAYAALLHDIGKISVSSAILNKRDRLTPEEYRIVYQHPVVGEIIVRDVELLSNIAAYIRHHHERFDGNMIGVDYPGYPDGLSGEDIPLASRILAVADVFDAMTSDRPYRLGIAREQAIAEMKSRAGTQFDPKVIEAFLAVQDRLVVSQNTSVGAR is encoded by the coding sequence ATGAATAATTTTATAGTTAAAAGAGAGTTTTTCTGGCGAACTGTTGCCTTAACGGTACTAATTTTTGTTTTAAGCACTGTAGTGATATATACCGCTTGCTGGCTCGCCCGAGAAGAACTAGCGTTAGTTCGCGCAAGTGCAATTATTATTGCGCTTGGAATGCTTTTAACCGCAAGTATCATCTATATTGTCTGGAATGGGTATTTCCATAGTATTCAGATTTCCCGACTTAACGCGCAACTCGAACAGCGGGTTTCGGAACGAACGAAAGAATTGCAGCAGGCAAACCAGTCTATCCAGCAGCGGGTAACCGAATTGGAAACAGTCCGTGCATTAGCCTCGTCTATTGCTTATTCCCATAATCTGGAAGAGATATTCTGGATAGCGCTTCCCAAGATATTAGAGTCAAGTAACATGGATGCTGGATGGGTGTTTATTAAAGACCGAGACCTAGGAACATATTCTTTATCATTTTACCATGGTGAGCTTGCTCAGGTTTCCCAAGAAGAAGCTAGGCAGGCAGTGAATGAATGTTTATGCCCGAAAGTATTACTAGCGAAAGAAATTCTAGTAACCAATCGGGTAGGCGAATGTGTTCGGTTTACGCCGGAGTTTGTGGTTAAAGCCGGAATTGTCGGGTATGTTTGTGTTCCATTAATTGCTCGGAAAGAAGTGCTTGGGATTCTATTATTAGCCAGCACCAAGGAAATTCAGGTGTCGAAGGCGGAGGTCGAGTTGCTCTCGCTGTTCGGGAGCGAACTCGGGATCGCGCTAGAAACCGCGCTCTTATTTCAGGATTTAGAACGGCAAGCGACCACGGATGGGTTAACCGGGCTCTATAACCGTCGGCATTTAGACGAGGTGTTTCATCGCGAAGTTGAACGCGCAAAACGGAAAAACGCAAAAATGAGTATGTTGTTGATAGATGTATATAATTTTAAATATTATAACGATACCCTAGGTCATCCCGCAGGAGATAATCGGTTAAAAACGGTAGCACGATTGTTAAAACGAAACGTTCGTGCGAGCGATATCGTGGTTCGTTATGGCGGCGATGAATTTGTGGTGTTAATGCCGGAAACCGATGAAACGCAAGCGTTCTCGGTTAAACAGCGGATTGAACAAGCGGTTGTCCAATGGAATAACGAATCGGATATTGACCGGCAGGATTTAGCGTTATTTCTCAATATCGGGGTTAAAACCGCTGGAAAGGATGATGCCGATGATTTAATTGCGCTTGCGGATAAGGAAATGTATAAAGCGAAAGGAACGATTGAGCGGCGTAAACTCATTGAATTCCAAGAACGGTCTGAATCCGACCGACAGCGATATACGCTGCAGGCGGTGTTAAGTTTAGCGAAAGTAGTCGAATTTAAAGACCCTTATACGCGCGGGCATTCGGAACGGGTTAAAGAATATGCGGTAGCGATCGCGCAACAGATGAATTTATCGCGAAAAGATATTGATGAAATTGCATACGCGGCATTACTACATGATATCGGAAAAATCAGTGTTTCCTCTGCGATATTAAACAAACGCGACCGATTAACCCCAGAAGAATACCGGATTGTTTATCAGCATCCGGTCGTCGGCGAGATTATTGTACGTGATGTTGAATTATTAAGTAATATCGCAGCATATATTCGACATCATCACGAACGATTTGATGGAAATATGATTGGCGTGGATTATCCGGGATATCCGGACGGATTAAGTGGCGAAGATATTCCGTTAGCTTCGCGAATATTAGCGGTAGCGGATGTATTTGATGCAATGACGTCTGACCGGCCGTATCGGCTAGGGATTGCGCGAGAACAGGCAATCGCTGAAATGAAAAGCAGAGCTGGGACGCAGTTCGACCCGAAAGTTATAGAAGCATTTTTAGCGGTGCAAGACCGGTTAGTGGTTTCCCAGAATACTTCAGTTGGCGCAAGATAA